AAGCTCGGAAGGTATTTGCTGGGGTGAAATCCTCAAATCTGTTGCCTATCCAGGTGGTGGATTGGAGTCGCTCTTCTGGATTCGCGAAACGCGATGCAGTTATGGAGAGATGACAGCAGCCCAACTCAGCCGCCTTGGGAGCCGCGGAAAAGCCGCAAGGGAGATGGCACCTCGCTTACGTGCGCAGTTAGGAATTCGCTGACGCATCCACTTTCATCAGAAAAAGTGAGTAAGTCAGCAAAAGACATCACCTCGACGAACAATTGCGATTGATCGATTCAATCGCGCGCATCGCCGCTGCGGCAGCCTCTTCAACATCTCCTTCTCTCCCAGCGAGCGTGAGGCGTCCAAACGCACCAACCGCTTTGACATCCACCAAGGTGATGTTTGAAGACTTTTCAGCCTCATTGGCAGCGATCAGAACGTAGCCAGCAGGCTCCGTCTCGAGAATGAACATGCTCATCCCTGCCTCGATCATCGATCCTCTGCGGTTCAGACGATTGATGAGAACGGCATGGTCAGGAGTGATGGCCCGAATCACTTCCGTCCAACTGACATCGGCGGGGGTTCGTCGATCGACGGAACTGCCAATCGCCTCTAAAACCACATCACCGGAATGAATCACCGTGCTCTGGTCTCGGTGATAAAGAGCCATGGAGCCGAAGGCGCGCTCAACAACCATCTGCCCAAGACGAACATTGCTGGCCTTGAGAGCAATATCGGTGACGCGATGGACGGCCATCCCAGGTGAGACCTCCATCCATAGACAAGCGTCACCTGGAATCGGCAAAAAGCCTTGACTCACCGTGCCCATGTAGGCAGCGAGCTGGGGTTGCAGAGAATCGAGAAAGACATAGGTGCGCAGTTCAATGGACTGCACATGACTGTTTTGCCTCAA
This portion of the Synechococcus sp. ROS8604 genome encodes:
- a CDS encoding BMC domain-containing protein, with amino-acid sequence MNRFASFDARERRVGGSALVTGTEVHTSASGASCVVTTDSESPRLLRQNSHVQSIELRTYVFLDSLQPQLAAYMGTVSQGFLPIPGDACLWMEVSPGMAVHRVTDIALKASNVRLGQMVVERAFGSMALYHRDQSTVIHSGDVVLEAIGSSVDRRTPADVSWTEVIRAITPDHAVLINRLNRRGSMIEAGMSMFILETEPAGYVLIAANEAEKSSNITLVDVKAVGAFGRLTLAGREGDVEEAAAAAMRAIESINRNCSSR